A genomic region of Planococcus kocurii contains the following coding sequences:
- a CDS encoding AAA domain-containing protein has product MKTDQAKYVDLKFSQLQRTGDYMTNAQTATYKTSVRLTKTAAEKMGVFGISERSFFVVDKAFKVFIERYPSNADGELSVALILDRSENARLTGKEAEASIVLHGVFTNHQLLITNLTQRKSYHALGTNWQREANLTFEKTREPASVPLINMIKRLTPAKESSDYVKKRIGSWEGYLKIQERGMDIPDMKTSFSNLSFSHDFSRITLKGCQLKETQWKQVKNLTVRLTGITGDVGTVIKAANRTVEVELQNYIVKQLREKGLTLDKKEVVFSNFAALSQIRRLRQGFANLEKGLAVNPNLDRILFEEKPPVQPLQPLERLTFHNRLNEFQQRAVSGAMAAKDLYVIQGPPGTGKTTVISEICLQNAKKGLRTLVASQSNLAVDNALGRLLANKDIRILRVGRTESIEEEGKKFIEENVGQYWKDHTLKEITAQYEMREKRKPQLESELTSNQQATEKLQPLYKSLATAVEEKKAAQVKQQKIQQLLDSEQKKVDALELQKDKTTSESQEITQVVEKINASIHRDTAFTDHHDSDKRLQQEQHIQQTIQLLERALGLKRLEQDLVVKRQEIAVITEKRDQMAEIIEQKAIAVENMDSIKKMDDLLQVMKVQRIEETSAITYLVNRLEANRENMADWTKLNEYNVLVSNAITYIENLLTSVDISVDKLKKQALLKTETYSSAEIDEYLEKLRAVLKSTQRNDPTILQKALIGLYRRQHNLWRRGAKFKPVDVYAAESKRAFDDLKKALCEELKKQQEQYRVWDEKWLEKQEKLEEDLAPLEQRYRQMPNSADLPADVEAAIRQHKTELVELQKEQALVEQVQQRIENDKAKRTQQLTLLAEKEAQIGKVDVEIQQLKTVATSYEQELNSLSEVLALNPEQDYERTAKELASLSFTKESLKQEMKNLPLLQSVQKKWLDLLVGASEHDLDEIRKMYIKHANVIGTTCVASARKDFIDNYPEFDVVIIDEVSKATPPELLLPMLKGQKIILVGDHHQLPPLLGNDTLEETLQEMIDEDNGFEEKKELEKLLEESLFERLYKNLPAANKTMLAIQYRMHEDIMETISPFYRLENDQLQCGIEDSDKERDHLLESTTVKRSNHLMWLDLPNESAYFEERMNGGKSLYNAAEIQEIRSLLVELNKAAGEAKQAGRIALDQQKSIGVISFYGEQVKRLQRMIDQELQLPHLTVRTGTVDRFQGSERDIIVLSMVRNNQNKHGDIGFAKDYRRLNVALSRAKELLVLVGSSQMFTERAKQTETKKMYKHVLAVVKKTDGLKTLESSKG; this is encoded by the coding sequence ATGAAAACAGATCAGGCGAAATACGTCGATTTGAAATTTAGTCAGCTCCAAAGAACAGGTGATTACATGACGAATGCACAGACAGCAACATATAAAACTTCGGTACGACTAACTAAGACGGCAGCGGAAAAAATGGGCGTGTTCGGTATCAGCGAACGCTCATTTTTTGTTGTGGACAAAGCCTTTAAGGTGTTTATCGAGCGTTATCCTTCCAATGCGGATGGCGAGCTTTCGGTTGCGTTGATTTTGGACAGGTCGGAGAACGCACGATTGACTGGCAAAGAAGCAGAAGCCTCGATTGTTTTGCACGGGGTCTTTACCAATCATCAGTTGCTCATCACTAACTTGACGCAACGGAAATCCTACCACGCGCTCGGAACTAATTGGCAACGAGAGGCAAACTTGACGTTTGAAAAAACACGTGAACCAGCGTCGGTGCCTTTGATCAATATGATCAAACGGTTGACGCCAGCCAAAGAAAGTTCAGATTATGTTAAAAAACGGATTGGTAGTTGGGAAGGCTATTTGAAGATTCAAGAGCGTGGCATGGACATACCAGACATGAAGACTTCTTTTTCTAACTTGTCATTTAGCCATGATTTTAGCCGTATTACGTTAAAAGGGTGTCAGTTAAAAGAGACGCAATGGAAACAGGTGAAAAACCTGACAGTGCGCCTCACTGGAATTACAGGGGATGTTGGAACGGTTATTAAAGCGGCAAATCGAACAGTGGAAGTAGAATTGCAAAACTATATCGTCAAGCAACTACGGGAAAAAGGGTTAACACTCGATAAGAAAGAAGTGGTTTTCAGCAATTTCGCAGCCTTGAGCCAAATCAGAAGGTTGCGGCAAGGATTTGCGAATCTTGAAAAAGGTCTCGCGGTAAATCCAAATCTAGACCGAATCTTGTTTGAAGAAAAGCCTCCAGTCCAACCACTTCAACCTTTAGAGCGTTTAACTTTCCATAACCGACTCAATGAGTTCCAACAACGAGCGGTGTCGGGAGCAATGGCGGCGAAAGACTTATACGTTATTCAAGGTCCGCCGGGTACCGGGAAAACTACAGTTATTTCGGAAATTTGCTTACAAAATGCTAAAAAGGGGCTGCGAACACTTGTCGCTTCGCAGTCGAATTTAGCTGTTGATAACGCACTTGGAAGGCTACTTGCCAACAAAGATATTCGGATTTTACGTGTCGGACGAACGGAAAGCATCGAAGAAGAAGGCAAGAAATTTATTGAGGAAAATGTCGGTCAGTATTGGAAAGACCATACCTTAAAAGAAATTACGGCTCAATACGAGATGCGTGAAAAACGTAAACCGCAGTTGGAAAGTGAACTAACGAGTAACCAACAAGCTACTGAGAAGTTGCAGCCGCTATATAAAAGTTTGGCAACAGCCGTCGAAGAGAAAAAGGCAGCGCAAGTTAAACAACAAAAAATTCAGCAACTGCTTGATAGTGAACAAAAAAAGGTAGACGCTCTCGAACTTCAAAAAGACAAGACGACCTCTGAAAGCCAGGAGATAACGCAAGTTGTCGAGAAAATTAATGCATCTATTCACCGAGACACAGCATTTACTGATCATCATGACAGCGACAAAAGACTTCAGCAAGAACAGCATATTCAACAAACTATACAGTTGCTTGAACGTGCACTCGGTTTGAAAAGACTGGAACAAGACTTAGTCGTGAAAAGACAAGAAATTGCAGTGATTACCGAAAAGCGTGATCAAATGGCAGAGATTATTGAACAAAAGGCAATAGCTGTTGAGAATATGGATAGCATTAAAAAAATGGATGACTTGCTTCAGGTAATGAAAGTTCAACGAATTGAAGAAACATCTGCTATTACTTATTTAGTGAATCGGCTAGAAGCCAACCGTGAAAATATGGCAGATTGGACTAAGCTTAACGAATACAACGTGCTGGTATCTAACGCCATTACGTATATTGAAAACCTACTGACTTCTGTTGATATTTCTGTAGATAAGTTAAAAAAGCAAGCATTGTTGAAAACAGAAACGTATAGTTCAGCTGAAATTGATGAGTATTTAGAGAAGCTGAGAGCAGTTTTGAAAAGTACACAACGCAACGATCCGACCATTTTACAAAAAGCGTTAATTGGGTTGTACAGACGGCAACATAATTTGTGGAGAAGAGGCGCAAAGTTTAAACCGGTCGACGTCTATGCAGCTGAATCTAAGCGAGCTTTCGATGACTTGAAAAAGGCGTTATGCGAAGAACTAAAAAAACAGCAAGAACAATATCGTGTGTGGGACGAAAAATGGTTAGAAAAACAAGAAAAGCTAGAAGAAGATCTAGCGCCGCTTGAACAACGTTACCGCCAAATGCCCAACTCAGCGGACTTGCCAGCTGATGTAGAAGCCGCGATTCGTCAACACAAAACAGAACTTGTGGAGTTGCAAAAAGAACAAGCTTTAGTGGAACAAGTGCAACAAAGAATTGAGAACGATAAAGCTAAGCGCACGCAACAGCTAACTTTACTAGCAGAAAAAGAAGCCCAGATTGGCAAAGTAGATGTCGAAATCCAACAACTAAAAACAGTTGCCACCAGCTACGAACAAGAGTTGAATTCTTTGAGTGAAGTACTAGCTTTAAATCCAGAACAGGATTATGAAAGAACGGCAAAAGAACTAGCTAGTTTGTCCTTTACAAAAGAATCGCTCAAGCAAGAAATGAAAAATTTACCGCTGCTTCAATCGGTACAGAAAAAATGGCTGGATTTACTAGTAGGAGCGAGCGAGCACGATTTGGACGAAATCCGAAAAATGTATATTAAGCATGCCAACGTTATTGGTACGACTTGTGTTGCTTCGGCACGCAAAGATTTTATCGACAACTATCCCGAGTTTGATGTCGTCATCATTGATGAAGTATCCAAAGCCACGCCGCCCGAATTATTACTGCCCATGCTTAAAGGCCAAAAGATTATTTTAGTCGGTGACCATCATCAATTGCCACCACTTCTTGGCAATGACACATTAGAGGAAACGCTTCAAGAAATGATTGATGAAGACAACGGTTTTGAAGAAAAGAAAGAGCTTGAGAAGTTACTTGAGGAATCGTTGTTTGAACGATTGTATAAAAATCTACCAGCAGCCAATAAAACGATGTTGGCCATTCAGTACCGAATGCACGAAGATATTATGGAAACCATTTCGCCGTTTTACCGGTTAGAAAACGACCAGCTGCAATGTGGCATTGAGGATTCTGACAAAGAGCGTGACCATTTACTCGAATCAACCACCGTGAAGCGTAGCAATCATCTGATGTGGCTCGATTTGCCAAACGAATCGGCGTATTTTGAAGAACGCATGAACGGGGGCAAGAGCTTGTACAACGCAGCGGAAATTCAGGAAATCCGTTCGTTATTGGTAGAATTGAATAAAGCAGCTGGTGAAGCGAAACAAGCTGGACGAATCGCTCTAGACCAACAAAAAAGTATTGGCGTCATCAGTTTTTACGGGGAACAAGTAAAACGACTTCAGCGAATGATTGACCAAGAGCTACAGTTGCCACATTTAACGGTTCGAACAGGCACAGTCGACCGTTTCCAAGGAAGTGAAAGAGACATCATCGTACTAAGTATGGTGCGCAACAACCAAAACAAGCATGGCGATATTGGCTTTGCGAAAGACTACCGGCGATTGAACGTCGCATTGTCACGTGCCAAAGAATTACTGGTACTTGTCGGTAGTTCTCAGATGTTTACAGAACGGGCCAAGCAAACAGAAACCAAAAAAATGTACAAGCATGTATTAGCAGTCGTGAAAAAGACAGATGGCTTAAAGACCTTAGAAAGCAGCAAGGGGTGA
- a CDS encoding PepSY domain-containing protein, whose product MIGTVVGTVVVGSLGGVAAFAASNDSNSVGQSGITAERALEIAFDHAEGTVQEVELSFEEDGNYYEIEITSNTSEYEFNVDAVKGEILDQHAGNVEQEEEEGNPSDNGHYPNEPADVASFEEYGMIVDQVNTDGLTFHLSTDNQGNRIMFLVSEDGKKQYKTIFVKYDQHLKIIDVNNGGLVYNGTI is encoded by the coding sequence ATGATTGGAACAGTAGTAGGTACGGTGGTTGTAGGGAGTCTTGGTGGAGTAGCAGCTTTTGCAGCGTCCAATGACAGTAATTCGGTAGGGCAATCTGGAATTACTGCAGAAAGAGCACTTGAAATTGCATTTGATCATGCAGAAGGAACTGTTCAAGAAGTCGAACTTTCTTTTGAAGAAGATGGCAATTATTATGAAATTGAAATCACAAGCAATACGAGTGAGTATGAATTTAACGTTGATGCAGTAAAAGGTGAAATCTTAGATCAACATGCAGGTAATGTGGAGCAAGAAGAAGAGGAAGGCAATCCTTCAGATAATGGTCATTATCCAAATGAGCCAGCTGATGTAGCTTCTTTTGAGGAGTACGGCATGATTGTTGATCAAGTGAACACAGATGGACTAACTTTCCACTTATCTACTGACAATCAAGGAAATCGGATTATGTTCTTAGTGAGCGAAGATGGAAAAAAACAATACAAAACCATTTTTGTGAAATACGATCAGCACCTTAAAATTATTGATGTGAACAATGGTGGATTGGTGTATAACGGTACGATTTAA